The Comamonas endophytica sequence ATCTTGCTGGCGAAATAGCCAGCTCGAAGTATTCGCCGCAGCTGCGTAAATTCTCTATGCATGGACCTGCGTCCGGCATAAATTCTGCGTAAATTCCGCGCGCTCCCGTGCCCTCGATGGAGGTTTTGCGCACGCGAATTTACGCCGAATTTATGACATGCCGGCCCACGCCGTGCCAAGCTGCTGGCCCGGATATATTGAAAGCCGAGCGATGCATTACCTCATACAGGACGTGATTTTCATTTCACTGGTCCTGATTGGATTCCTGGCGATATTCCAGGGCGCACAGATCCTGATGCGATGGATCGACGTGCATCGGGAAAAACTCCGGGCCAAGCCCGAAGTGAATCATCAGCCCCGATAGAAGAAAAGCGGCAGGCAGGACCTGCGCCCTGCCTGCCGCCTTGAGCCGCTGATCGCTGCGCCGCTCAGATGCCGGTGACCGCAACGACCTTGCTGACCAGGTGCTCTTCCAGCGCCTCGTGGCCGCCTTCGGTGCCCAGGCCCGAATCCTTGACGCCGCCAAAAGGCAGCTCGGCCGTGGGCGCGGCGGGCTGGTTGATCCACAGCATGCCGGTTTCCACGCGGTCGGACAGCGTCTGCACGTTCTTGAACGAACGCGTGAACGCATAGGCCGACAGGCCATAGCTCAGGCGGTTGGCTTCGGCGATGGCTTCGTCCAGCGCCTTGAAGGTGCGCATGCCGGCAATGGGGCCGAAGGGCTCTTCGTTGAACAGCATCGAGTCCATCGACGGGTTCACCACCAGCGTCGGCGCGAAGAAGTTGCCCACATCGCCGATGCGCTTGCCGCCGGTGACGATGTCGCCGCCCTTGGCCTCGACGTCGGCGATGATCTTCTGCATCGACTGCAGGCGGCGCTCGTTGACCAGCGGGCCGAGCTTGGTATCGGATTCCAGGCCGTCGCCGACCTTCAGGCCTTCGGAGAAGGACACATAGGCCTGCTGGAAGTCGCGCGCCAGCGATTCATGCACCAGGTAGCGCGTGGGCGCGATGCAGACCTGGCCGGCGTTGCGGTACTTGGCGGCACCAATGGCCTTGACGGCGACCTCTACGTCGGCGTCCTCGGCAACGATCACCGGCGCGTGGCCGCCCAGCTCCATGACCACCTTCTTCATGTGCGCGCCGGCCTTGGCGGCCAGCTGCTTGCCCACGGCCGTCGAGCCGGTGAAGGTGACGAAGCGGATGACGGGATGCGCGATCAGGTAGTCCGAGATCTCGGCCGGGTCGCCATAGACCAGGCCCACCACGCCTTCGGGCACGCCGGCATCGACGAAGCACTGCAGGAAGGCTGCGGGCGAAGCCGGAGTTTCCTCGGGGGCCTTGACCAGGAAGGAGCAGCCGGTGGCCAGCGCCGGGCCGATCTTGCGCGAGATCTGGTTGAGCGGGAAGTTCCAGGGCGTGAAGGCAGCGACCGGGCCGATGGGCTGCTTGAGCACCATCTGGTGGCTGGCAAGGTTGGCGCCCTGCACGATGCGGCCATGGATGCGGCGGCCTTCGTCGGCGAACCATTCGGTCATGGCCGCGCAGGCCAGCGCTTCGGTGCGGGCCTCGGCCAGCGGTTTGCCCTGCTCCAGCGTCATCAGCGTGGCGATCTGGTCGGCGCGCTCGCGCACCAGGGCCGCGGCCGCGCGCATGATGCGCTGGCGCTCGACGGGAGAGGTCGCGCGCCAGACTTCGAAGCCCTTTTGCGCGGCCGCCAGGGCCTGGTCCAGGTCCTTGATGCCGGCGTGCGCCACCCGGCCGATTTCCTTGCCCGTCGCGGGATTGATCACGGGGTCGGTGCGGCCGTCGGCGGCATCCTGCCACTGGTTGTTGATCAGGAGACGGGTATCTGCGTAACTGGAACTCATGAAAATCCTCTTTGGAAAGATAGCGGGAGGGCATGCTCGCGCGGCAAGCGCGATCCAACGCCCTTTTTAGCGCAGAACGCATGTCGCCCGCCAGCGTTCGCCGGCTTTTTTCGCGTTCGAGCAGCGGATTGCTTGGCTTTTTTGCAGGACGGTGCCGACAGCAACGCGCAACCTGAACTGGCAAGGATCCGGGACATTCCTGAAGAACTTATCGACACACCCTTTGCCACCATCGCAAGGGCGGCCACCTAAGGCCACACAAACATTTCCATCCCTTTTTTGTTCAGGACCGAAAATGAAGCACCTCCAACCGATGCGCAAGAAATTCTTCTACCTCGCCACCGCCAGCCTGGCCCTGGCCCTGGTGGGCTGCGGCGGCGGCAACGACGATGATCCGGAGCCCAGCGGCGAGACCGGCGTGCTGCGCATCTCCAACTCCACCGACCCCAACATCAACGGCTTCTACGGCACGACCAACGTCGGCCTGACGGGCGTCAAGGACACCGGCACGGCCGGCCCGAACGAGTGCGCGTTCAACTTCGACAACGTGACCAAAGTCTCGGGCGACCGCACGCTGGGCATCCGCGGCGACATCCGCTATGCCTACACGGAAGGCACCAACACCACGCCCGCACTGCGTGGCGACCACGTCAAGATCGGCGACACCACCTTCAACTTCGTGAAGGAAGGCACCAACCTCGAGCGCGCCACCGTCAACCTGACGCTGGGCACCGTGACCTTCAACAACCTGCTGACGCGCGACAGCAGCGGCAAGACGGCCGAGCTGTCCGGCGTGCTGCAGCTGCCCGACCAGGCCAGCCGCGACAGCGCCTGCCGCCGCAACTGATCCCGCGGAGGCTCCGGGCCTGCGGGCCCGTCCGCGGCAAGGCCCGGGCCGCCATGGGCGGCCCGGGCCTTGTCACATGCATGCCCTTCAGTCGATTTTCACATTGGGGTTAAGGCTGTAGAGGCCGGTGACGCTGGCCTTGCCCAGCACCTGCGCCTTTTCCAGCGCTGCCAGCACATTGGCGCCCGTCAGCTCCCCTTCCACGGCCAGCGTCGGCGTGCCCAGCGCATACACGGTGAACACATAGCGATGCACCAGGCTGTCGTTCCACGGCGGGCATGGGCCGTCGTAGCCGAAATACCGGCCCTTCATCGCCTCGTCATTGGCAAACCAGCCGGTGTAGTCGTTGATGCCATGGCGCAGCCCGCCCTGCGCCTCGGGGCCCGGCTTGCCGCGCGGCGTCACCTCGACGGAATGGCTGCCGGCGGCGATGAAGTGCATGTCGGCGGGAATGTCCAGCAGCAGCCAGTGGAAGAAATCCACGCGCGGCAGATAGGCCGGCACCTCGCGCCCTTCCTGGTTCACATCGTCGCCGCGGCTGGGCACGTCGGGGTCGTGGCAGACCACGACGAACGAGCGCGTGCCCTCGGGGACCTCGCTCCAGGCCAGATGCGGGTTGCGGTTCGAGGACAGAGCCACATGGGTACGGGCGTTGGGCACGGCAAAGGCGAATTCGCCGGGGATTTCCTGGCCGTCCAGAAAGCTTTGGCTGATGAGTTGCATGGGATGAGGAGATTGGGTTGGAAAGAGGCATATGTGCATATGCCGCTGACCAAATCCTACGGGGAAGCGGCCGCCGTGGCGGAAAATTCCCTCGCATTTCCTCGGCAACCGGACAACAGGGGCGGATGGCGTAGGCGGGCAGCGCAAATACGCCTCCAATGTGCCGCGGCTGGAGGCAATGCGTAGCCAGGGAATGTTTCTGGCGTAGCATTTCGGCTCTTGATCCATCCATATTAGAAGCCCTATGCAGATTGCCACCTGGAACGTCAACTCCCTCACCGTGCGCCTGCCGCAGGTGCTCGACTGGCTGCAAGCCAATCCGGTCGATGCGCTGGGGTTACAGGAGCTCAAGCTGACCGACGACAAATTTCCGCTGCTGGCGCTGCAGGAAGCGGGCTACCATGCGGTCACCCATGGGCAAAAGACCTATAACGGCGTGGCCATCCTGAGCCGCACGCCCGCGCGCGACGTGGTGCGCAACATTCCCGAGCATGACGATGCACAGGCGCGCATCATTGCCGCCACGCTGGATACTCCGAACGGCCCGCTGCGCCTGATCAACGGCTACTTCGTCAACGGCCAGGCACCTGGCACTGACAAATTCGCCTACAAGATGCGCTGGCTCGAAGCACTGCGCGAATGGGTGCGCAAGGAGCTGGCGGCCAACGAGCGCCTGGTGCTGGTCGGCGACTTCAATGTCGCACCCGAGGACCGCGACTCCTTCGATCCCGTGGGCCTGCGTGAAACCATCCACCACACCACCGAGGAGCGCCAGCATTTCCGCGATCTGCTCGAGCTGGGCATGTGCGATGCCTTCAGGCTGTTCGAGCAGCCCGAGAAAAGCTTTTCCTGGTGGGATTACCGCATGCTCGGGTTCCAGAAGAACCGCGGCCTGCGCATCGACCATATCCTGGTCAGCGAAGCACTGCGCCCCAGCGTCAGCGCCTGCGTGATCGACCGCGCCCCGCGCAAGAACCCGCAGCCCAGCGACCACACGCCGGTGGTGGTCACGCTGGGCTGACCGACGTCAGAGGGGCAGACACGAACGAAGCCA is a genomic window containing:
- the xth gene encoding exodeoxyribonuclease III — protein: MQIATWNVNSLTVRLPQVLDWLQANPVDALGLQELKLTDDKFPLLALQEAGYHAVTHGQKTYNGVAILSRTPARDVVRNIPEHDDAQARIIAATLDTPNGPLRLINGYFVNGQAPGTDKFAYKMRWLEALREWVRKELAANERLVLVGDFNVAPEDRDSFDPVGLRETIHHTTEERQHFRDLLELGMCDAFRLFEQPEKSFSWWDYRMLGFQKNRGLRIDHILVSEALRPSVSACVIDRAPRKNPQPSDHTPVVVTLG
- a CDS encoding NAD-dependent succinate-semialdehyde dehydrogenase → MSSSYADTRLLINNQWQDAADGRTDPVINPATGKEIGRVAHAGIKDLDQALAAAQKGFEVWRATSPVERQRIMRAAAALVRERADQIATLMTLEQGKPLAEARTEALACAAMTEWFADEGRRIHGRIVQGANLASHQMVLKQPIGPVAAFTPWNFPLNQISRKIGPALATGCSFLVKAPEETPASPAAFLQCFVDAGVPEGVVGLVYGDPAEISDYLIAHPVIRFVTFTGSTAVGKQLAAKAGAHMKKVVMELGGHAPVIVAEDADVEVAVKAIGAAKYRNAGQVCIAPTRYLVHESLARDFQQAYVSFSEGLKVGDGLESDTKLGPLVNERRLQSMQKIIADVEAKGGDIVTGGKRIGDVGNFFAPTLVVNPSMDSMLFNEEPFGPIAGMRTFKALDEAIAEANRLSYGLSAYAFTRSFKNVQTLSDRVETGMLWINQPAAPTAELPFGGVKDSGLGTEGGHEALEEHLVSKVVAVTGI
- a CDS encoding YbhB/YbcL family Raf kinase inhibitor-like protein, yielding MQLISQSFLDGQEIPGEFAFAVPNARTHVALSSNRNPHLAWSEVPEGTRSFVVVCHDPDVPSRGDDVNQEGREVPAYLPRVDFFHWLLLDIPADMHFIAAGSHSVEVTPRGKPGPEAQGGLRHGINDYTGWFANDEAMKGRYFGYDGPCPPWNDSLVHRYVFTVYALGTPTLAVEGELTGANVLAALEKAQVLGKASVTGLYSLNPNVKID